In the Sorghum bicolor cultivar BTx623 chromosome 4, Sorghum_bicolor_NCBIv3, whole genome shotgun sequence genome, CGGAAAATCAGAGCCACCAAAAATAAAGGAAAAACAGAGAAGAAATAAGAGGGGGACTGGCCAAAAATTTCAGACTGCACATATATTGAACAGTTCACTGGACTTGAGTGACTGCTTTCTGAAAATCCTAAACAACACTCCAACCAAGCAACGATTTGAGCTGCAGCAACGGACCAATCAGagaaggcacaaaaagaagaaCTAGATGCTGCACTTAATACCTACAAGCACACATGTAGGAAATACTGACAATCTCTTGTACATGACTTAAACTAAATAAATTAGCATGCAATGGTTGTTTCCTGTAGAAGAAAGAGGCAACACAGAAGACAAAATCAAAGCACAAACAACATTTGCAGCTGTCGCTGAATTTACTGCCTATCCATTTCCTGTATGCTGCAACATAGAGAATGATGAAAGCAACCGGCACTTGGGATCACAGACAAGCCGCTGCTGCTTCAGTGCTGGAGTGCTCTGCCACACAGCAAGAACAGGCGAGGGTGCCTGAAAGCACGAGCACTGCTCCTGCTGCTCGGCCTTCACGACGAACAAGCAACCTGGCTCTCCCACGATGAACAACACGGCAACAGGTCAAGACCAAAATCAATCGGTACAACGAATCAGAGGAAACAGAAACGACCCAGAACTAATTGACGCCGAGCCTGTCCGCACCGGTGACCAGCAGTCCCCTCACCAGTACGCTCAACTAGAGCTCAAAAAGCGCCACGAACAGGAAGCTGGACACAACGAACAGAAAAAGCAGATCGAGTAAACaagaccaaatcaagatgattCGCTACCAAACTATGCACAGGTAATCTCCATGAAACTGATGAGCATACTCTATGAGATCATCGCTCAGAATCAACTCAGAATCTGAGAAAATCAGATCACGTCCAAGAACTCCAGAAAAACCCCCAAAAATGAAATCTGCTTGGATCTTGATGCATGAATGAAATTAGcccaaatcacttggtgatctTGTTTATCACTTGGTAAAGCATCAATCTGACCAAACAAACTTCACAGAAAAACTCAAAACAAGCACGAATCAAGAAGGGAAAAATatgatgaacagtaactcgtaaAATAAAAATAGCACAGGCTCAGCTTAGATCGCGTCCAGAGGGCAACTGGAGGTTAAGGCCTCCATTCCCAAACAAAATCGCACACAATATACCACAAATTTTAGTCCATGGAAACTCTCTCGAGAAGGAAAGGAGAAAAACTACTGAAGAACAATAGACCTACGAGGGGACTAGAGGAAGAGAGGTGGAGAGATGGTAGAGAGAGTTAGGGAGATAGGGAACTCCCCCGGTTTATTTATCAGGTATATTACATATTCTCCAAATATGTCCCTAGATATTTTTGAGCGAACTAGCTAGCCCCAGACGTCAGCCACTACGGCTGGTCACCTGGCCTCCTGGTCCGTCAGTCCAAGCCTCACGTCCGTCCTTCACCGCTCCAGGTCCATCAGCATGGCACGTCTCTACTTGACCTTCACCTCGCCGTCGACCACCGCCTCCGAGCTCCACAGCTGAACACCACAAGCCAAGAGACATGTCGCACACATAGCTTTCACCATGGTAATGTTAGTCACCAACTCAACCTATTCGTGGATCACGTTGACAATCACTCATCACAAAACGAACCACAAGGGTACTTCTCAACCTTGTGTTCGCAATCTCCCCCTTGATGAGTGCACTGTCAACACTCTCACACCAACAGCTTGAGCAAAAGAAAGAACAGAGAAGGAGGAAGGAAGAACTCACCCAAATGACCAAAAGCCAGAGAAAGCCAAAACAGGGACATTTGAAGTGAGCAATACTTGGCAAAAACTCGGTCCCCAAAGACATGGGCAAAGGCTTGACACAACCAAGTAAAAACACAGCTAGCCCTCAAGAAGAGGCAAACGGGCTCAACACCGCTAGCAAAGCTCGAATGGCCAGAAAACAACTAGACCCTCCGGAAGAGGCAAAGGCTCAACACATCTAGCAAAAGCAACTCGAATGCAACTCCCTCTGAGCAAATGCAATCTCTCTCAAATGAATGCATGTCTCTCTTTTTGTGTGTAACTTTTTCCCCCTTATTGACACATGCACTTATCAAGATTTGCCCAAAGGAGTGTAACTCCCCCTCAAAACATGCTATGAATGCAAGAAATGCACATATACAAAAGCTTCAGGAGTATAGCAATCAGATTGAAAAGATGCTCTAGATGGTGCTGTCATGTGTGTATAGCAATAAGTACAAGTGCTAGCAAATGCTCAAACTGATCAAAGTAAAACGAAATATGACATTTAAGCATTTTTGATCAATTTTAAGCAATTTTAAGGAGGAGTTCACCACTGAAAGTAGCACATAGCAAGTATAAGCAGGAAATCAACCTAGTGCTAACAAGTGTATACAAGGTGAACTACCCCAAGCAGCATTCATACATCATGTCAAAGACTAACTTTAGACTTGTGTTTTCATCAAATTTTCATTTTATCGGAGTTTgcagcatatcacaaggtttaGTCAAAAACATGTGTGAGTGCGAGAGGTTATCTGTACCGTCAAACCAACTTATCGACCATGCCAAGCCTATGTCAGAGACAATCGCAAGCTTAAGACAATGATCTCGGCATCCACTACAAGGCTCAAGTTCATCCATAAGTGCAATTGGAAGCAGTCTCGATAACTTGACGTAGGACAGTACAGACCCATCTCGATCTTTTCTTTTCACTTAGCTTGATTTTCAATTTTTAGCACAAGAATTTACAAGTTGCCCAAGCAAGTGTATAACTCAAAGCATGAGACATAGCAACCTAGCATATAAATGATAGCTCAAGTGATCTCAACACATCCTACACATGCTAGCTGCCACTCACAATGGTGAACAATTTTCAAGTTTCAACAAGTTTATGTCAAGTTCACAAGTTATAAAACATGCTTAGCTCATAACATGCATCAAGTGATCAAAAGGAGCCTAAGCGACAAGCACCATCATGTACATACAAGACATATCACAAAGAGCATAATCTCAATCTAACAACTATAATCATGAAGCTCAAAATGCTCTAATATACATGATGAGATGAAATGCAATACAATAtgatacaaaaataaaataaaagctaaactaaaagaaaaagaaactagAATACAAAAACCAAAGTTCCCCTCAACTAAAAAGGGAAACAAACTCCAAGCTCCCCTCACAAGTGAGCAAACTGGGCTTGGTCAAGGGGTTTGGTAAAGATGTCTGCAAGCTGGTTTTGGGTATCAACATGGTGTAGGTCAATATCTCCTTTCTCATAGTGGTCACGCAGGAAGTGAAagcggacatctatatgcttgGTTTTTGAGTGGAGAACTGGGTTTTTAGCAACGCTTATGGCACTGGTGCTATCACAAAGCAAAGGCACTCGCCTAAACTCTAACCCAAAGTCTCTCAGAGTGGCTATCATCCAAAGCAACTGGGAGCAGCAAGCAGCAGCAACATACTCGGCTTCTGTGGTGGATTGAGCAACTGAGGATTGCTTGCGAGAGGACCAAGACACAAGAGAAGTCCCAAGAAACTGGCAAGTCCCTGACGTGGACTTGCGCTCAACATGGCAGCCGGCATAATCCGCGTCAGAATAGCTGcaaagagaaagagaggaggAAGCTGAAGACCAAAGACCAAACTCAGGTGTGAAACGAAGGTACCTCAAGATCCGCTTGACGGCTTGATGATGAGATGTGCGCGGCGAAGACTGAAAGCGCGCACACAAGCAGACCGCGAACTGGATGTCCGGTCTTGTCGTCGTCAGGTACAGCAGTGACCCGATCATGCTTCGGTACTCCTTCTGGTCCACAacttctccttcttcatctgcatCCAGGGCCGTCGTGGTCGACATGGGCGTCGAGAGAGGCTTGGCCTCGCCCATATCGAATTTCTTGAGTACGTCCTTGGTGTACTTGCCTTGGTGCACAAATGTCCCTTCTCTAGTTTGCTTGATTTGCAAACCAAGAAAGAACGTCAACTCGCCCATCATGCTCATCTCAAATTCCCTGCTCATAGTTTCTGCAAACTTGCCAACAAGTGCATGAGAAGAGCCACCAAAAATGATATCATCCACGTATATCTGAACCAAGAGAGTGTCAGTGCCTTGCTTGAGGAGAAACAAAGTTTTATCAACAGAACCCATTTTAAAACCCTTTCCAAGAAAGAAGGCTTTCAAACGCTCATACCAGGCTCTTGGGGCTTGTTTTAGACCATACAAGGCTTTGTGGAGTTTAAAAACATGGTTAGGAAACTTAGGATTTTCAAAGCTAGGGGGTTGTCTCACATAGACCTCTTCCTCTATATACCCATTCAAGaaagcactcttcacatccatctgaTACAGCTTGAACCCTTTTGAAGCTGCAAAGGCTAAAAGGATCCTAATGGCTTCTAGACGGGCAACATGAGCAAAGGTTTCCTCATAGTCTATCCCCTCTTTGTGATAAAAACCCTGAGCTACCAACCTAGCCTTGTTCCTCACTACCACCCCATCTTCACTCTGCTTGTTTTTGAAAACCCACTTGGTACCTATGGGATGGCAATCTGGTGGAAGTGGTACTAAAACCCAAACATTGTTTCTCTCAAAATTTTCTAACtcctcatgcatagcattaacccaatcaggaTTAGATAGTGCGTGTCCAACATCTCGAGGctcaaaagaagcaacaaaaGTAGAGTGAGCGAAGTGTGAGATGTGATATGACCTGGACCGCGTGACTCGCTGGTCAATTTCACCAATCATGGTTTGAGGTGGATGGCGACGCTGAATGTGTCGAGGTGCTTCCCTTGAAGAAGTTGCCTCCCCCTCAACTACAGCTGGGGCCTCCTCAGGGACAGCCGGTGTAGGCTGAGGAGGCTGCTCGATCGGACCCCAAGTagtggaagaagaaggatcgggGCCATCAGGCAAAGTAGTTGTCGAAGACTCGAGAGGGGCAGCCAGTGGTGTTGGCTCAGGATTACCCCAATCGGCATCTTTTGCATCATCCTCAACAAAGATGCTCTCACCAATCTCCTGATCACCTGCACATTCATAGACAGGAGAAGAACAAGGCATACTCTCATCGAATGTGGCCTCACAGGTCTCCACGACTCGGTTAGTTTCAAGGTTAAGTACACGATATGCATGAGAATGAGAAGCATAACCAAGAAAAATACCGTCGGAGGACCTAGACTCAAATTTGTCCAAATTACTTTACTTCAGGATGAAACACTTGCAACCAAACACCCTGAAGTGACTTACCTTGGGTAGTCTACCAAATCGCAACTCATAAGAAGTCTTTTTCAAGAAGGCTCGAAGAAAAATGTGATTGGAAACATGACAAGCAGTGTTGATCGCCTCGGCCCAATATCTCCTAGGAGTCCTATGCTCATCGAGCATCGTCCTGGccatctcaacaagggtctgttTTTTGCGCTCAACAACACCATTTTG is a window encoding:
- the LOC110434737 gene encoding uncharacterized protein LOC110434737 is translated as MGSVDKTLFLLKQGTDTLLVQIYVDDIIFGGSSHALVGKFAETMSREFEMSMMGELTFFLGLQIKQTREGTFVHQGKYTKDVLKKFDMGEAKPLSTPMSTTTALDADEEGEVVDQKEYRSMIGSLLYLTTTRPDIQFALWSSEAVVDGEVKVK